One segment of Brassica napus cultivar Da-Ae chromosome C3, Da-Ae, whole genome shotgun sequence DNA contains the following:
- the LOC106429057 gene encoding uncharacterized protein LOC106429057 produces the protein MAVLTSLTRFPSSSSLSSNARHLFLSPSSSSSIKQRFNLFSFKPSRSFASMSSSSSSPPLQEKITAPYGSWKSPITADIVSGSSKRLGGTAVDSRGRLVWLESRPNESGRGVLVVGGEKEPIDITPKELAVRTLTQEYGGGAFRISSSDDDDQLVFSNYKDQRLYKQHILHKDSPPKPITPDYGSPAVTYADGVFDARFHRYITVREDGRQDTSNPITTIVEVNLSAETLEEPKVLVSGNDFYAFPRLDPNCERLAWIEWSHPNMPWDKAQLWVGYISQAGIVDKRVCVAGCDPEYVESPTEPKWSPRGELFFVTDRKNGFWNIHKWIESTNEVVSVYPLDGEFAKPLWVFGTNSYEIIECSEEKNIIACSYRQKGKSYLGILDDSKGSCSLLDIPLTDYDNITLGNQCLYVEGASAVLPPSVAKVTLDQHKMKALSSEIVWSSSPDVLKYKAFFSVPELIEFPTEVPGQNAYAYYYPPTNPLYNASMEEKPPLLVKSHGGPTAESRGSLNLNIQYWTSRGWAFVDVNYGGSTGYGREYRERLLRRWGIVDVDDCCGCAKYLVSSGKADVKRLCISGGSAGGYTTLAALAFRDVFKAGASLYGVADLKMLKEEGHKFESRYIDNLVGEEKYFYERSPINFVDRFSCPIILFQGLEDKVVTPDQSRKIYQALKEKGLPVALVEYEGEQHGFRKAENIKYTLEQQMVFFARVVGGFQVADDISPLKIDNFDTSSDA, from the exons ATGGCAGTCTTGACCTCACTCACTCGtttcccttcttcttcctccttgtCCTCTAACGCTCGCCATCTCTTcctttctccatcttcttcttcttccatcaaacaaagattcaatctcttctccttcaAACCATCTCGCTCTTTCGCATCCAtgtcgtcgtcttcttcttcccctcCTCTTCAAGAGAAAATCACCGCTCCTTATGGCTCCTGGAAGTCCCCGATCACGGCCGACATCGTTTCCGGTTCTTCGAAGCGTCTCGGCGGCACCGCCGTCGATTCCCGCGGCCGTCTCGTCTGGCTCGAGTCTCGCCCCAACGAATCAGG GAGAGGGGTTTTGGTGGTGGGAGGAGAAAAGGAACCAATTGATATCACACCAAAAGAGTTGGCAGTGAGGACTCTAACTCAAGAGTACGGTGGTGGTGCTTTCCGGATTTCATCCTCAGACGATGATGATCAACTTGTTTTCTCCAATTACAAAGATCAGCGCCTTTACAAGCAACACATTCTTCACAAAG ATTCACCTCCGAAGCCAATCACCCCTGATTATGGTTCCCCAGCTGTTACTTATGCCGATGGAGTCTTTGATGCCCGCTTTCACCGCTACATTACTGTTAGGGAAG ATGGTCGCCAGGACACATCAAACCCTATTACCACCATTGTGGAGGTCAATTTAAGTGCAGAGACACTTGAAG aaccaaaagtTCTTGTCAGTGGCAATGATTTTTATGCCTTTCCACGATTGGACCCCAACTGTGAGCGATTGGCATGGATTGAATGGAGTCACCCTAACATGCCTTGGGATAAAGCACAGCTCTGGGTTGGCTACATTTCCCAGGCCGG aattgtTGATAAACGTGTATGTGTTGCTGGTTGTGATCCCGAGTATGTGGAATCTCCCACTGAGCCCAAGTGGTCACCCAGAG GTGAACTCTTTTTTGTAACTGACAGAAAGAACGGATTTTGGAATATACATAAATGG ATTGAAAGTACCAATGAGGTTGTTTCAGTATATCCTCTGGATGGTGAGTTTGCAAAACCGTTATGGGTTTTCGGTACAAACTCCTACGAAATTATCGAGTGCTCTGAAGAGAAGAACATAATTGCGTGTAGCTACAG GCAAAAAGGAAAGTCATATCTTGGCATTTTGGATGATTCCAAGGGTTCATGTTCTCTGCTTGATATTCCTTTAACTGATTATGATAACATT ACATTGGGTAATCAATGCCTTTATGTTGAGGGAGCATCAGCAGTTCTACCACCATCAGTTGCCAAG GTAACACTGGATCAGCATAAGATGAAAGCACTCAGTTCTGAGATTGTTTGGTCTTCTTCCCCCGATGTTCTAAAGTACAAGGCTTTCTTCAGCGTGCCAGAATTGATTGAATTTCCAACAGAGGTTCCTGGTCAAAACGCTTATGCTTACTATTATCCTCCAACCAATCCGCTCTACAACGCTAGCATGGAGGAGAAACCTCCATTGCTAGTCAAGAGTCACG GAGGCCCTACTGCTGAATCACGTGGATCCTTAAACCTGAATATCCAGTACTGGACAAGCCGAGGGTGGGCATTTGTTGATGTCAATTATGGTGGAAGCACAG GTTATGGTCGAGAGTATCGGGAGCGGTTGTTACGGAGGTGGGGGATTGTCGACGTGGATGACTGTTGTGGATGTGCTAAGTACTTG GTATCTTCTGGAAAGGCAGATGTTAAGCGGCTCTGTATATCTGGAGGTTCTGCAGGAGGTTACACAACTCTTGCAGCATTGGCATTCAGAGATGTCTTCAAGGCTGGAGCATCTTTATACGGG GTGGCTGACTTAAAAATGCTGAAAGAAGAAGGTCATAAGTTTGAATCCCGCTATATCGACAATCTTGTTG GAGAAGAAAAGTATTTCTATGAGAGATCACCAATCAACTTCGTCGATAGGTTCTCTTGCCCCATCATCCTTTTCCAAGGATTGGAAGACAAG GTTGTAACCCCGGATCAATCTCGTAAAATCTATCAAGCACTAAAGGAAAAAGGTCTGCCTGTTGCCCTTGTCGAGTACGAAGGAGAACAACACGGTTTTCGCAAG GCAGAGAACATCAAATACACACTGGAGCAACAAATGGTGTTCTTTGCCCGAGTCGTCGGAGGGTTCCAAGTTGCAGATGACATCAGTCCCTTGAAAATCGACAACTTCGACACTTCTAGTGATGCTTag